From the genome of Brevundimonas sp. NIBR11:
AGAGACGGAGCTCGACTGTCAGTTCTTCGTCCCAAGTGTGGAGGACTACGGGCTCGATTTCACGATCGCCGAATTGGTCTACAGTCAGAACCAGATATCCCGGCTCCCACCACATCCACTTACCTTGATGCTCGTCAGCCCAAGGCTTGATGGCGGCATAGATGTCTGCAGACCACGCGCTGACCGGCTGGTCAGGCGTGGCCGCATACGGAATCCCGATGGTCTCGGGATCAGGCACTTTTACAGGAACTTCGCCATCACCAGCGCGGTGTCGCTCATCCGCGTCGCGAAGCCCCACTCGTTGTCGTACCAGCTCAGCACGCGGGCCAGCTTGCCGTCGACGACCTGGGTCTGGGGCAAGGCGGCGGTCGATGAGGCGGCTATGTGGTTCAGGTCGTGCGAGACCAGAGGGTCGTTGGTCGTGAACAGCACCCCCTTCATCGGACCGTCGGCGGCGGCCTGCAGGGCGGCGTTGATCTCTTCGACCGTGACCTCGCGGCCGGCCACCACCTTCAGATCGACGACCGAGACGTTCGGCGTGGGGACCCGGATCGACGATCCGTCCAGCTTGCCCTTCAGTTCCGGCAGAACCAGGCCCAAGGCCTTTGCAGCGCCGGTCGAGGTCGGGATCATCGACAGGGCGGCGGCCCTGGCGCGGTACAGGTCCTTGTGCATCGTATCCAGCGTCGGCTGGTCGCCGGTGTAGGAATGGATGGTGGTCATATAGCCGCGCTCGATGCCGAATAGGTCGTTCAGCACCTTGGCCACGGGAGCCAGGGCGTTGGTGGTGCACGAGCCGTTGGAGACGACGATGTCGTCGGCCGTCAGGGTCTCGTGGTTGACCTTGTAGACGATGGTCTTGTCGGCGTTGTCGCCGGGCGCCGAGATCAGGACGCGCTTGGCGCCGGCCTTCAGGTGGGCCTCGGCCTTGTCACGGGCGGTGAAGATGCCGGTGCACTCGAACGCGATGTCCACGTTCAGGTCCTTGTGCGGCAGGTTGGCCGGGTCGCGCTCGGCGGTGACCTTGATCTTGCCCAGACCCACGTCGATCCAGTCGTCGCCATGCTCAACCGTGCCGGGGAAGCGGCCGTGGACTGAGTCGTATTTCAGCAGGTGGGCGTTGGTGGCCACCGGGCCCAGGTCGTTGATCGCCACGACCTCGATGTCGCGACGGCCATGCTCGACGATCGAACGGAGGACGAGGCGGCCGATGCGGCCAAAGCCGTTGATGGCGACGCGAACGGTCATGGGCAGGTCTCCTGAAGCGGTGTTTCTCGTTGGGCGCTTCAATGGGACCGCCCGCGCCAGGGATCAACCCCGGACCCGTAACAAGGCGTGATGAACTGTAACGCTCAGGTCGCCAGAGGCATCCACAGCCGCGCTTCCAGCCCGCCTTCGGTCCGGTTGGCCAGGGTCGCATCCCCGCCCGCCGCCCGCGCCGCCTGACGCGCGACTGCGAGGCCCAGCCCCGCACCCCCGGTCTGACGATTGCGGGACCGTTCGCCGCGCTGGAAGGGCTCGAACACTGTCTCCAGCTCGTCCTCGGGCAGGCCGGGGCCGTCGTCGGCGATGGTCAGGACGGCGCTGTTGTCCGACCGCACCATCTCGACCGAGGCGGCGTCGCCGTACTTCAGCGCATTGTCGATCAGGTTGGCCACGGCCCGCCTCAGCGCCGCCGGGTCCCCCTCGACGATCAGTCCCGGATCGCCGGAGAAGGTCACGGCCGCCCCGGTCTCCGCGAACCCCGCCGCGCAGTCGGCGGCAAGCTGCGACAGGTCCAGCCGCTCGCGCCGTTCCGCCTGGACCTCGCCGCGCACGAAGGCCATGGCCTGGCCGATCAACCCGTCCATCTCTTCGACATCGGCCGCCATTTTGTCGCGCAGGGCCGCCGGGACCTGTTCGGCCCGGAACCGGAGCCGAGTCAGCGGTGTCCTCAGATCATGGGCGATGGCGGCGATGGTCTGGGTCCGCTGGCGCATATGGCCCCGGATCGAGGCCTGCATGTCGTTGAACGCCCCGATGGCGGTCCGCACCTCCGACGGCCCCGACGGGACCAGCGGCGGCGCGTCTGGATCGGCCCCCAACCGCTCGGCGGCCGCGGCGAACTGGCGGATCGGCCGGGTCAGTCTGCGCGCCATCAACCAGACCAGCGGCGCCAGGATCAGGGCGGTGATGCCCAGGGCGATGAGCAGCCGCATCTGCCACGGATCGATCAGGCCGCGCGGCGGCTCCACCGTCGCCCAGCGCCCGTCGTCGAGCCGCACCGCCGCCGAGAAGGGCGCGAAGGTCAGCCGGTCGGCTGTTACCGTGAACCGCGTCTGTCGGTCGCCCGAGGTGATGACCCGGACGCTGTCGGTCTCGGGCGGCGCGGAGCCGCCCGGCGCGGGCGCTCGCTGGGCCAGCAGCGCCCCAACCTGATCCATGATGGCCGCGCGGTCCGCGTCCGACGCCTCGCCGACGGTCCGGCGGGAGAAGACGACGCTGCGGTCGGTCTGGGCGATCACGGCGGGACCGGCCGCTCCAGGCCTCTCGGGCGGTCCCTCTCTGTTGAGGGCGAAGCCCGCCGGCCCCCGTTCCGGCAACCACACCCGCACGTCCTGCGGCCGGCGCCCCATACGCTGGGACAGGCCGCCCGCGATGGCGCGCTCGATCGGTCCCGGCGGCCGATCCTGCTGGGGCGGTTCGTTCGACAGTCGGCGCTTCAGCGCTCGACCGTCCGCCGTCTGCGCGGACCTGCCATACAGGGCGTCGGCGGCGGCGGCAATGCTGAAACCCGCCGGGCGCGGCGGCGGCGCCGTCAGGACGACGGCGAAGACCACGAGCTGTGACGCGACGACCGCGAACACGGCCAGGAGGGCGACCTGCACCAGCACCGACATGGAGCCGAGGGGAGAAAAGGCGCGGCGGCTCACGACCTCGCGCCCGCCCGATCGGCGCGCCGCACCCGGGCGTCGAAGCGATAGCCCTCGCCCCGCACGGTGGTGATCAGTTCGCGGCCCGAGCCGTCGTCGAGCTTCTTCCTCAACCGGCTGATCTGCACGTCCATGGCCCGATCGAACACATCGGTTTCCGACCCCCGCGCGGCTTCCAACAGCTGGTCGCGGGTCAGGACCCGGCCCGGCCGTTCGGCGAAGGCGCGCAGCAGGCCGAACTCGCCGGCGGACAGGGACACCACCTCTCCGCCCGGCTGCGACAGCTCGCGCCGCACCAGGTCCAGCCGCCAGCCGTCGAACATCAGGGCCGCGCCCGACGGCGCTTCCTCTTCGCGCGGACGACGCAGCACCGCCCGGATGCGCGCCAGCAGCTCCCTCGGATTGCACGGTTTGGCCAGATAGTCGTCGGCGCCCAGCTCAAGCCCGACGATCCGGTCTGTATCCTCGCCCATGGCTGACAGCATGACGACCGGCGGCGTCCCCGACAGGCGGCGCACGACCGACAGCCCGTCCTCGCCCGGCATCATCAGGTCCAGCACGATCAGGTCCGTAGGCCCTTCGGCCAGCGCCCGGTCCATCTCGGCCGCCGATGCCGCGCCGCGCGCCACATAGCCGTGCTGGCCCAGATAGTCGCACAGGACTTCGCGGATGCCGGGGTCGTCGTCGACGACGAGGATGCGAGGGGAGGGATCGCTCATGGCCGCCTACATGCCTTCTGAACCCGGCGGCGTCATTTCACCGCTGAAACAATTGATCCGGCGCCTGAAATACCCCTGCAAGCGGGTGATGGTCCAAGGACCGCATCAGAAATCGAGAGGAAGCCTCTTCATGTCCATCATCGCCGCCGCCCTGCTGGCCGCCCTGACCGGCGCCCCGGCCCAGGATGAGGCCCCCCGCGTCGAGACGCGCTCCGAAATCCGCATCGTCACCGCGGACGGCGAGGGCCCCGGCCGGCTCGACGCGGACGGCGACGGCGTGGTCACGCGCGAAGAGTTCGCCGCCCCCATGGGGACCGCCTTCGACCGCCTGGACGCCAACCACGACGGCCGCCTTTCGACCGAGGAACTGGCCGCCGGCCCGGGGCCGGGCGGTCCCGGTCGCAGCGTCATGATAACGGGCGGACCCGGCGGTCCGGGCGGTCCCGGCGGCCCGGGCGCGCACGATGTGCGCATCATCACCCGCGACGGCCCCGGCGGCCCCGGCATGCCGATGGGTTTCCATGGCGGTGGTCCGCGCGGCCCGGTCCAGATCTTCACCACCCGCATCGACCGCAACGGCGAGGGCGCCTCCGACGGCCCGCGCGAGCGGCAGGTCTTCGTGCGCCGCTTCGGGGGCCCGGAGGGCGACGGCCAGATGGACACGAACGGCGACGGCAAGGTCTCCGAGGACGAATTCCTGGCCCCGATGCGAGAGGCGTTCGGCCGAATGGACGCCGACCACGACGGTTTCCTGGACGAGGGCGAGGGCCATCGCGCGCCGCCGCCTCCGCCGCCTCCCGCCCGCTGAGAGACGCTTTCGTGACTTGAGGCGCGGCGGGACGCCGGTCTAGGCTGGTCGGGATGGTTCTCCCCGCCCGCCGCGCGTTCCTTTCGATAATCGCCGGCGCCGTCCTCCTTACGGGGACGGCGTTCGCGTCTGCGCCGGCCGTCGCCCAGACGGTTCAGGCCGCCGCGCCCGCGCCGTCCCGCGACCGGGCCCGGATGAACGCCCGGGTGTTCGACACGGTCTGGAGCCTGGTCCGCCGCCAGTATTACGACCCCGCGCTGCATGGGCTCGACTGGAACGCCGCCCGTCAAACCTATCGCCCCCAGGCCTTGGCCGCCCTCGACGACCGCGCGCTCTACCGCACTCTCAGCACCATGCTGGATCAGCTGGACGACGAACATGCCGGCGCCATCTCCCCGGCCATGGCGCGTCGCCAGGACGAGCTGCGCACCCGCCGCGCCGTCATGGGCGTCTCCCTGGCCCGTCAGGACGGCGACGTCTGGCGCATCGAGTCCGTCCGCTCAGGCTCTCCCGCCGAGGAAGCGGGCCTGCAGCCGGGCTGGCTTTTGCAGACCGTGGACGGCCAGTCCTGGGGCGTCGACTTCGATGTCCGCGAAGGTCACCCGATCCAGCTCGACCTGACCGACGAGGCCGGCTCCGCCCACAGGGTCATGGTCACCCCACGCCTCATGGATCCCATCCCGGCCTTCAGCGCCGACCGCTCGCGCCCCGGCGTCTTGGTGCTCCGGGTCGAAGCCTTCGAATCCGGCCTCGGCCGCTGGCTGGGCCAGAGCCTCGCCGACCTGCCGCCCGAAACCGACGTGATCCTCGATCTGCGCGGCAATCCCGGCGGCCTGTTGATGGAGGCGGACGCGGCCTTGTCGTGCTTCCTGCCCGGCGACCGGCAATGGGCCACGCGGGTCTCGCGCAACGGCCGCCCGGCCGCACTGACGATCCTGGCCGGTTGCGGAGCGCTGGGCGGGCCTGTCACCAACGACGTGGCCCTGCTGGTCGACGGCTCCAGCCGCAGCGCCGCCGAACTGACCCCTGCCGCCCTGCAGGAAGCGGGTCGCGCGCTTGTGATCGGCGAGCACACCGCCGGCGCCGTCCTGATCTCTCAGGACACCCCCCTGCCGGACGGCGGTCGCATCACCCTGAGCCGCGCCGACTATCTGACGGCCGGCGGCGTGCGGCTCGAAAAGCGCGGGGTGGAGCCGGACATCGTCGTCACCCGGACGGCCGAGGATCGCCGCGCGGGCCGTGACCCGGCGCTGGACGCCGCCATCGCCGTCCTGGCTCTGGATCCGGAGGCACAGCGCGCGGCGGCCCGAGGGTCTGCGTTCTAACCTTCCTTTTCCCTTGCGGGACAAGGGAAGTTATCCGCGAACCACCCGCACCTTGCCGGCCGCTTCGGCCGCCCGCTCCCGCGCCTGATCCGTCGTCTCGCCGCGCGCCAGGGCCACGCCCATACGACGCCGCTCGAACGCCTCGGGCTTTCCGAACAGCCGGAGGTCCGCCGTCGGCACGCTCAGCGCATCGGCTACGCCGTCGAACGCGACGCCTTCCGCTTCCATCCCGCCATAAATCACCGCGCTGGCTCCGACCTCGCGCTGGCTCACATCGACCGGCAGGCCCAGGATCGCCCGCGCATGCAGCGCGAACTCGCTCAGCGTCTGGGTCGCCAGGGTCACCAGTCCCGTGTCATGCGGACGGGGCGACACCTCCGAGAACCAGACCGCGTCGCCCTTCACGAACAGCTCGACGCCGAACACGCCCAGGCCCCCCAGCGCCTCCGTCACCTTGCCCGCGATCTCCTGCGACCGCGCCAGCGCCGCCGCAGTCATCGCCTGCGGCTGCCAGCTCTCGACATAGTCGCCCTTGACCTGACGGTGGCCGATCGGCGCGCAGAAGTCGGTGACCACCGCCCCGTCCCGCATCGACCTCACGGTCAGCAGGGTGATCTCGAAATCGAAGTCGATCCGCCCCTCGACGATGACCCGCGCCGTCTCGACCCGCGCCCCGGACTGGGCGTAGGCCCAGGCGTTGGCCGCGTCCTCCAGTGCGTCGATGAAGGACTGCCCCTTGCCCGAGGACGACATGACCGGCTTCACGAAGACCGGCAGGCCGATCTCGTGCGCCGCCGCCGCCAGTTCTTGCGCCGATCCGGCGAAGGCATAGGGGCTGGTCGGCAGGCCCAGCTCCTCGGCCGCCAGCCGCCGGATGCCCTCGCGGTTCATGGTCAGCTGGGTCGCGCGCGCGGTCGGGATGACCCGCGCCATTCCCGCCGCCTCGATATCGGCCAGCACCTCGGTGGCGATGGCCTCAATCTCCGGCACGATGATGTGCGGCGCCTCGGCCATGATCACGCCGTTCAGAACCTGCGGGTCCGTCATCGGGATGACGTGCGACCGGTGCGCGACCTGCATGGCCGGCGCGTTAGGATAGCGGTCCACGACCACCACCTCGCACCCCAGCCGCTGCAGCTCGATCGCCACCTCCTTGCCCAGTTCGCCTCCGCCCAGAAGCATGACGCGGACAGCGGTCGCGGAGAGAGGGGTGCCGAGTTTCATCGTGTCGTCCTTACGCCGCCGGTTCGGCGGCTTCCTCTTCCTTGGGCGCCCAGTTGCCGGCCGCCTTGGCGGCCGTCAGGGCGTCGATCAGAGCTTGGGGCGCGCCCGCCGCCCGCAGCTCATCCGCCGTCAGATAGACCGTCCCTGCACAGGCCTGGACGACGTGCGCATAGTCCGCGTCGATCGCCACGCCGCCGTGTTCCGCATCGGCCCAGATTTTGAATCCCTGCCCCAATTCATCGGCAGGCTTCGGCTTCCAGACCTCCAGGCAGCCGCGACCTTCGGCGTCGCCGGGGGGCTCGTCCGCGATCATCTTGCGCTCGTACAGCGCTTCCAGCTGGGCCGAGCGGACATTGTAGACGTAGTCCGCAGGCATCCCCTGCTCAGCCGCGTCCTGCACCAGGCCCAGGCCGGGCAGCAGGGCTGGCCAGTTGACGCGCGCGCCCGTCGACAGATCATAGGTAATGGCCGTCTGCGACGTCGACGGAGAGGCGCCGCCACAATAGGTATCGAGGTGCTCGCGCAGCGTCACGTAAGCCGGGCCGATCATTGGCCGCGTGATCCAGCGCGACCAGCCGCCGCCCTGGCCGGCTTCATTGCCCATGCGGGCGCACTCGGCCGCATCGGCGGACGCTGCGGCATCCAGTCGATCCAGCTCGGCGTTGATGCGAACAATGGCGGGGCTGTCTCCGGCCAGGCGTGGCAGGGCCTCGACCTCCTCGGACAGTTTCGGCTTTTCAATCAGGGCGACGGCTGCCGCGGCGGGCGCGGCCGCCGCCTTCGTGTCCGCAGCCGGCTTGCAGGCCGCCAGCCCCAGCATAAGGGCCGCGATGGCCACGCTCGTGATCGTCTTCATGGTCAGCCGCCCCTCAGTGTGCCGGTTCGATCAGATCCCAGCCGTTGCCGTACAGATCTTCAAAGACCACCACTCTGCCATAGGATTCGTGCCGTGGCGTCTCCCGGAACCTGACCCCCGCCGCCAGCCATGCGGCATGGTCGCGCATCAGGTCGTCTGTCTCCAGGAAGAGCCAGACCCGACCGCCCGCCTGATCGCCCAGCCGGGCCCTTTGCGCGTCCGTGGTAGCGCGGGCCAGCAGAATGGAGGTCTCGCCGCCTTTCGGCGTGACCCGCACCCACCGCTTGCCGCCGCCCATGTCTGTGTCCTCGCTCAGGTCGAACCCCAGCACGCCGACATAGAAGGCGATGGCCTCGTCATAGTCGCGGACCAGCAGGCTGACCGCGCTTAATCGCATCAGAGCCGGGCCTTGGCCGCCGCCACGATTGCATCGGCGGTGATGCCGAACTCGCGGTACAGCACGTCCGCCGGGGCCGAGGCGCCGAAGCCGGTCATGCCGATGAAGGCGCCGTCCTCGCCGATGAACCGCTCCCAGCCCTGTTTGATCGCGGCCTCGCAGGCGACGCGCACCGTGCCCCGGCCGATGACCTGGGCCTGATAGGCGGCGTCCTGCTGTTCGAACAGTTCGAAGCAGGGGACCGAGACGACCCGCGTCGGCGTGCCTTCGCCTTCCAGCGTCTCGGCCGCCTTCAGCGCCAGCGGCATTTCGGTGCCGGTGGCGAACAGGGTGACTTTGGCCTCGCCGTTGGCGGCGCGCAGCTCGTAGGCGCCCCTGGCCGACAGGTTCTCGTCCGAGGCCGTCACCCGCACCGCCGCCGTCTTCTGACGCGACAGGGCCATGGCCGACGGCGTCGCCTTGTGCTGCAGGGCCAGTTGCCAGCATTCGAAGGCCTCGACCGTATCGGCCGGCCGGAAAACCAGCAGGTTCGGGATCGCCCGCAGCGAGGCGAGATGCTCGACCGGCTGGTGCGTCGGGCCGTCCTCGCCCAGGCCGATGGAGTCGTGGGTCAGGACGTGGATCACGCGAATGCCCATCAGGGCCGCCATGCGGATGGCGTTGCGGCTATAGTCCGAGAACACCATGAAGGTGCCGCCGTAGGGGATGATGCCGCCGTGCAGCGCCATCCCGGTCATGGCCGCCGCCATGCCGAACTCGCGGATGCCCCAGTTGACGTAGCGCCCCTCATAGGTCGGAGCGTCGAAGATCGGCGTGCCCTTGACGAAGGTATTGTTCGATCCGGTCAAGTCCGCCGAGCCGCCCACCATCTCCGGCACGGCGCCGAACAGGGTCTCCAGCGCGGCGCCCGAAGCCTGACGCGTCGCCTGCGCCGGCTTGTCGACCACCAGCTGGGCGATCCCGGCGTTCAGGGCGTCGAAGGCGCCTTCCGGCAGGTCGCCCTTCATGGCGCGGGTGAAGTCGGCGGCCTGGGACGAGGCGGCCAGACGGGCCTCCCACGCCTTGCGGTCCTTGGACCCGCGCTTGCCGACCTTCTTCCAGGCTTTGTCGATGGCCTCGGGGATCACGAACGGCTCGTGGTTCCAGGCCAGGCCCAGACGCGTCGCGGCAATCTCGGCGGCGCCCAGGGCCGCGCCGTGGGTCTTGTGGCTGCCTTCCATCGTCGCCGCGCCGCGACCGATCTTCGTCTTGCAGGCGATCAGGGTCGGCTTGTCCTGACGGGTCGCCCACTGCAGGGCCGACTTGATCGCCTTCATGTCATGGCCGTCGACGGCCTTCACAGCCCAGCCCGAGGCCTTGAAGCGCGCCTTCTGATCGACCGCGTCCGACAGGCTGACCTTGCCGTCGATGGTGATCTCGTTGTCGTCCCACAGGACCGTCAGCTTGTTCAGCTTGTAGCGGCCGGCCAGGGCGATCGCCTCCTGCGACACGCCCTCCATCAGGCAGCCGTCGCCCGCGATGACCCAGGTCCGGTGGTCGACCAGGTCGTCACCATACTTGGCGGCCAGATGCCGCTCGGCCATGGCGAAGCCGATGGAGTTGGCCAGGCCCTGACCCAGCGGACCCGTCGTCGTCTCCACGCCCGGCATGTGGCCGTACTCGGGGTGGCCCGCCGTCTTGGACCCCCACTGGCGGAAGTTCGAAAGCTGCTCCGCCGTCGCGGCCTTGTAGCCCGTCAGGTGCAGCAGGGCGTAGATCAGCATCGAGCCGTGGCCCGCCGACAGGATGAAGCGGTCGCGGTCGGCCCAGTCAGGACGGCTCGCGTCGAACTTCAGAAATTTGGAGAACAGCACCGTCGCCACGTCCGCCATGCCCATCGGCATCCCGGGGTGGCCGCTGGCGGCCTTCTCCACCCCGTCCATCGCCAGGACGCGGATGGCGTCCGCCATCATCTTCGGGGTCGCTTTTTCGGGTGCGCCAGAGGGTGTGTCTGAAGGCTTGGCCACGGGCGGACCTTTCGTTGGGAGACGGAAAAGGGAGGCGCGCCGCTTTACCCCGGCGTCACGGCGGGTTCTATACGAAATCTGGAGGAAACGATGGCCGACGCCACGACAGCCGCGCGCGACAGGATCGACCGGGCCCTGGCCTTGCTGGAACGCAAGGTGCTGGACCTGAAGGCGCGCCCGGCCAGCGCTCCGGGGATCGCCGACGACGACCTGTTCGCCATTCCCACGCCGGCGACTCCTGACCAGCAGCGTCGCATCGCCGAACTGGAAGCCGCCGGTCGCGAAGCCTCGGCCGCCCTCGCCGCCGCCGCCATGGCCGTGCGCGATATTCTCAGCCGGGATGACGACTGATGGCGACGGTCACGGTCGAGATCAACGGACGCCCCTACGCCGTGGGCTGCGCCGACGGCCAGGAGGAAAGGGTTCGCATCCTCGCCAAACAGTTCGACGTCCATGTGCGTCAGGTCGCCGGCGACGTCGGCCACGTCGGCGACATCCGCCTCTTCCTCATGGCCGCCCTCGTCCTCGCCGACGAACTCCACGAGGTTCGAATGGGCGCAGGGACGGCCGCCCCCGCCGCGACCGCCGCCGCCCCGACCTCCGACACCGGCGTCGCCGAGGCCCTCAACGCCGTCGCCGCCCGCATCGAGAAGATCGCGCAGTCTCTTTAGGGTGGCCATTGTTCCGCCCCCGGTGAAGGACTATCTTGATCGACGGCGGGTCATGCTGTGGCTCTCGTCGAAGGCAACATATCCTCGCGGCCTTAATTCACTCGAAGGGATCTGCCCCTGTCCGACCTCGTGGGGTTGGGTATGCGGAGCCCACCTGGCTACCCAGGCTCGAGAGGATTCAAACCGTCCTTCACGGCTCTTACGGCGCCGCCACCCCACTTTCTTTGTGCGCTACCGTTCGCCGCATGGCGGCTCACTGCTTGAGCGCGGATTCGCTTGCGCGCTAATATTCGTGTGGTCGCCGCGCGATTGGCGGCCCGTCTGGTTCGGGAGATCGGCATGGTCGTCAAACGCGGCTGGTTTGGACCCAAGCGGTTCGGTTGGGGCGCGTCGCCCGCCAGCTGGCAGGGCTGGGCCGCGACCGGCGTCTTCATTCTGGCCATGCTCCTGACCGGCAACCTGTTGCGGGACGTAGCCTGGGTCTGGGCCCTGATGCTGGCCGAGGTTGCGATCTTCCTGGCCGTGGTCATCCTGACCTTCGACAAGAACGCCCGGACGCACGTCTGACCCTCCCGGACAAGGCCACCCTTCGCGCCGAAGCCCGCGTCGCCCGCCGCAAGCTGGCGACGCTGGAACCGCTCGCCGCCGAGCGCGCCGCCGCCCACGCCGAACAACTGCCCGCCGCCCGCTTCGTCGCCGTCTATCGGGCCATGGGTTCAGAGCTCGACCCCGAACCCCTGGCCCGCATCCTGATCGCCGCCGGGGCCTCGGTCTGCCTTCCGGTGGTCCATGAGCGCGACGCCCCGATGATCTTCCGCCGCTGGTCGCCCGGCGAACCGCTGGAGCTGGACGCCGCCGGCTGTCCCGCGCCCCTGCCGCTGGCCGAGACCGTCGATCCCGACCTGATCGTGACCCCGCTCCTCGCCTTCGACGACCACGGCGGTCGGCTGGGGCAGGGGGGCGGCTTCTACGACCGCACCTTCGCCGCGCGCCCCGAGGCCATGCGCATCGGCTTCGCCTTTTCCGGCCAGCGCGTCGATCGCCTGCCGATGGACCGGCACGATGTCGCCTTGCATGGCGTTCTGACCGAGACGGGCTATACCGCCGCCCGAAAGGTCTAACTCCCCATGCGTCTTGCCTTCTTCGGCGATGTGATCGGCAAGTCCGGTCGCGACGGTATCAGCGACCATCTGCCCGGCCTGAAGCGGGTGCTCAAACTCGATTTCGTGGTCGTGAATGCGGAGAACGCCGCCGGCGGTTTCGGCATCACCGAGAACACGGCGAAAGAGCTGTTCATGGCCGGCGCCGACTGCCTGACGCTGGGCAACCACTCGTGGGACCAGCGCGAGGCCCTGACCTATATCGTGCGCGAACCGCGCCTGATCCGCCCGGCCAACTATCCCCGGCTGATGGACGCACCCGGGGCCGGCGCCAATCTGTTCGAGACCCATTCGGGCCGTACCGTCCTCGTCATGAACGTGCTGGGCCGCGTCCACATGGACCCCCAGGACGACCCCTTCGGCGCCGTGGATCGCGAGCTCAACGCCGCCCCGCT
Proteins encoded in this window:
- a CDS encoding 5-formyltetrahydrofolate cyclo-ligase, producing the protein MTLPDKATLRAEARVARRKLATLEPLAAERAAAHAEQLPAARFVAVYRAMGSELDPEPLARILIAAGASVCLPVVHERDAPMIFRRWSPGEPLELDAAGCPAPLPLAETVDPDLIVTPLLAFDDHGGRLGQGGGFYDRTFAARPEAMRIGFAFSGQRVDRLPMDRHDVALHGVLTETGYTAARKV
- a CDS encoding TIGR00282 family metallophosphoesterase, with amino-acid sequence MRLAFFGDVIGKSGRDGISDHLPGLKRVLKLDFVVVNAENAAGGFGITENTAKELFMAGADCLTLGNHSWDQREALTYIVREPRLIRPANYPRLMDAPGAGANLFETHSGRTVLVMNVLGRVHMDPQDDPFGAVDRELNAAPLGHVADAVIVDMHAEATSEKMAMGHFCDGRASLVVGTHTHVPTADCQILPGGTAYQTDAGGCCDYDSVIGNEKEEPLRRFTTRVSGGRYNPASGPATVCGVYVETDDKTGLALRVEPIRVGGRLSQHIPQV